The proteins below come from a single Juglans regia cultivar Chandler chromosome 12, Walnut 2.0, whole genome shotgun sequence genomic window:
- the LOC108993192 gene encoding periodic tryptophan protein 2, whose amino-acid sequence MNYRFQNLLGAPYRGGNVAITSNNLLISPVGNRVTVTDLVKSQTVTLPVQSSSDICRLAVSPDGVFLLTVDGNNRCLLINLHRHVVLHRISFKHPVNALAFSPCGSRIAVATGKLLQIWRSPGFKKEFFPFELIRTFADFDDKVTALNWSPDSMYILAGSKDLTARLFSVNKIGVLKMKPFLFLGHRDTVVGTFLGIDKKTNRVNMVYTITRDCYMFSWEWSGVEGTLHESAGGSWEPDSPGTPEREMESGNVVKTKKRKGSEDAKDGNLEENGGYLSGGKWSLLRKDCFNQAPAKLTACDYHRGLDMMVVGFSNGVFGLYRLPDFVCIHLLSISREKITTAVFNEAGNWLTFGCAKLGQLLVWEWRSESYVLKQQGHYYDVTCVAYSPDSQLLATGADDNKVKVWTVSSGFCFVTFSEHTNAVTALHFMASNHCLLSASLDGTVRAWDLFRYRNFRTFTTPSSRQFVSLAADQSGEVICAGTLDSFEIFVWSMKTGRLLDILSGHEGPVHGLMFSPTNEILASSSWDRTVRLWDVFEGKGAVETFPHTHDVLTLVYRPDGRQLACSTLDGQIHFWDPIDGLLMYTIEGRRDISSGRLQKDRRSAANSTSGKYFTTLCYSADGSYIFAAGRSKFICMYDIADQVLLRRFQTTCNLSLDGVLDLLNSKNMTADGPLELIDDDASDTEEGVDKQIRAKLDYDLPGTGANRGRPVVRTKCLRIAPTGRSFAAATAEGVLVYSIDESFIFDPADLDIDVTPEAVDAALNEDNPNTALILSLRLNEDALIKKCIFAVSPVDIPAVASSIPYRYLQRLIEAIADLVESCPHLEFILRWCQELCKAHGNSIQQNSRNLLPALKSLQKAITRIHQDLADTCSSNEYMLRYLCSTSTTK is encoded by the exons ATGAACTACCGGTTCCAAAACCTCCTGGGAGCCCCCTACCGAGGAGGCAACGTGGCGATCACAAGCAACAACCTGCTCATCTCACCGGTGGGTAACCGAGTCACTGTCACTGACCTCGTAAAGTCCCAAACGGTAACCCTCCCCGTCCAATCTTCCTCCGACATCTGCCGTCTTGCCGTCTCCCCAGACGGCGTTTTCCTCCTCACCGTTGACGGCAACAACCGCTGCCTCCTCATCAACCTCCACCGGCACGTTGTCCTCCACCGCATCTCCTTCAAGCATCCAGTGAATGCCCTCGCCTTCAGTCCCTGCGGGTCCCGCATCGCAGTCGCTACCGGTAAACTCCTCCAGATCTGGCGCTCCCCGGGCTTCAAGAAGGAGTTCTTCCCCTTTGAGCTGATCCGAACATTTGCCGATTTTGACGACAAGGTCACGGCGTTGAATTGGAGCCCCGACTCGATGTACATACTCGCCGGGTCGAAAGACTTGACGGCGAGGCTGTTTTCGGTCAACAAAATCGGTGTTCTAAAAATGAAGCCGTTTTTGTTTCTGGGTCATAGAGACACGGTAGTCGGTACATTTTTGGGAATCGATAAGAAGACCAACAGAGTTAATATGGTTTATACGATTACGAGGGATTGTTACATGTTCAGCTGGGAGTGGAGTGGCGTTGAGGGTACATTACACGAATCGGCAGGTGGGAGTTGGGAGCCGGACTCGCCGGGGACGCCGGAGAGGGAAATGGAGAGTGGGAATGTGGTGAAGACGAAGAAGAGGAAGGGTTCTGAAGATGCTAAGGATGGTAATTTGGAGGAGAATGGTGGGTATTTGAGTGGAGGGAAATGGAGTTTATTGAGGAAGGATTGTTTTAACCAGGCCCCAGCGAAGTTAACAGCCTGTGATTATCACCGTGGCCTCGATATGATGGTGGTGGGTTTCTCAAATGGGGTTTTCGGGTTGTATCGGTTGCCGGATTTCGTTTGTATTCACTTGCTGTCGATATCTAGGGAGAAGATCACCACGGCAGTGTTTAACGAGGCAGGGAATTGGTTGACGTTCGGGTGTGCGAAGCTAGGGCAGTTGCTGGTGTGGGAGTGGCGGTCGGAGAGTTATGTGTTGAAGCAGCAGGGGCATTACTATGATGTGACTTGCGTGGCTTATTCTCCTGATTCCCAGCTTTTGGCTACCGGAGCGGATGATAACAAAGTCAAG GTGTGGACTGTTTCATCAGGCTTTTGCTTTGTAACATTCTCAGAGCACACTAATGCTGTCACTGCTCTCCATTTTATGGCCAGTAATCATTGCCTCTTAAGTGCATCTCTGGATGGGACTGTTCGTGCATGGGATTTGTTCCGTTATCGAAATTTTAGGACATTCACTACCCCTTCATCTCGGCAATTTGTTTCTCTTGCGGCTGATCAAAGTGGTGAAGTGATTTGTGCTGGAACTCTAGATTCATTTGAG ATCTTTGTTTGGTCAATGAAGACGGGTCGTTTGTTGGATATTCTTAGTGGTCATGAAGGACCTGTTCATGGACTGATGTTTTCACCTACAAAT GAAATCTTAGCTTCTTCATCATGGGACAGAACTGTTCGGTTGTGGGATGTTTTCGAAGGGAAAGGTGCTGTTGAGACATTTCCTCATACACACGATGTTCTTACGTTGGTTTATCGTCCAGATGGAAGGCAATTGGCTTGCAGCACATTAGATGGACAGATTCATTTCTGGGACCCAATCGATGGCTTGTTAATGTACACCATTGAAGGCCGTAGAGATATTTCTAGTGGTCGTCTTCAGAAGGATCGTAGATCTGCAGCTAATTCAACTTCAGGAAAGTACTTCACAACCTTATGTTACTCTGCTGATGGGAGTTATATCTTTGCTGCTGGGCGTAGCAAATTCATCTGTATGTATGACATTGCAGATCAG GTGTTGCTGCGACGATTTCAAACAACCTGTAATCTCTCTCTGGATGGAGTTCTCGACCTCTTAAACTCAAAGAATATGACAGCAGATGGCCCTTTGGAACTAATTGATGATGATGCGAGTGACACAGAAGAAGGTGTTGACAAACAAATCCGAGCAAAGTTAGATTATGATTTACCTGGAACTGGGGCCAACCGTGGAAGGCCTGTTGTTCGTACAAAATGCCTGAGAATTGCACCCACTGGGCGGAGCTTTGCTGCAGCAACGGCAGAGGGTGTGTTAGTTTATTCAATTGATGAATCCTTCATCTTTGATCCTGCAGACCTTGACATAGATGTTACCCCGGAG GCAGTTGATGCAGCACTAAATGAAGATAATCCAAATACAGCTTTAATTCTTAGCCTTCGTCTAaatgaggatgctctaataAAAAAGTGCATTTTTGCTGTCAGTCCAGTAGATATACCAGCTGTTGCCTCATCAATCCCTTACAGATATTTGCAGAGGCTAATAGAAGCAATTGCGGATCTAGTAGAAAGCTGCCCGCATTTGGAGTTCATACTTCGATGGTGTCAG GAGCTATGCAAAGCCCATGGCAACTCTATTCAACAGAATTCTAGAAATCTGCTTCCTGCTTTAAAGTCCTTGCAGAAAGCAATCACCAGAATACATCAGGATTTGGCGGATACATGTTCTTCCAATGAATATATGCTTCGATATTTATGCTCCACAAGCACCACGAAATGA
- the LOC108993037 gene encoding WD repeat-containing protein 43-like produces the protein MPAMKKNKSFRGEAVGGVLVDEDPNEPTMGEKLASLNLIENDQSKSDGSETDDHESGEKRSEPSSSLLAQPPSADSVQVLLKQALRADDRALLLGCLYNGDEKVIAKSVSSLNPADVLKLLQSLVSIIQSRGAILACSLPWLKGVLLQHASSIMSEESSLLALNSLFQLIESRVSTFESAIQLHSCLDILYTGVVDEEVEENGTTVPVVYEDEDESDEEESEEAMETDQDSKDEEASDEAFDGVSDIEVIDGMTD, from the exons ATGCCAGCAATGAAGAAGAATAAGAGCT TTCGTGGAGAGGCGGTGGGTGGAGTGCTTGTTGACGAGGACCCTAATGAGCCCACCATGGGTGAGAAGCTCGCGAGTTTGAATCTGATAGAGAATGATCAATCCAAGAGTGATGGTTCAGAGACCGATGATCACGAGAGCGGAGAGAAACGGTCTGAGCCCTCTTCTTCTCTGCTCGCGCAGCCTCCAAGTGCAGACTCGGTTCAAGTGCTGCTTAAGCAGGCATTACGCGCCGACGACCGTGCGCTTTTGTTGGGTTGCTTGTACAACGGAGACGAGAAG GTTATTGCGAAGTCAGTTTCGTCGCTGAATCCGGCGGATGTTCTCAAGCTTTTGCAGTCTCTTGTATCGATTATTCAGTCAAG GGGTGCAATTTTGGCATGTTCACTTCCATGGCTAAAAGGTGTACTACTTCAACATGCAAGTAGTATAATGTCCGAGGAATCTTCTTTACTCGCACTGAATTCTCTGTTTCAG CTCATTGAGTCAAGGGTCTCGACTTTTGAATCAGCTATTCAACTACACAGTTGCTTGGACATCCTTTATACGGGG GTTGTGGATGAGGAAGTAGAGGAGAATGGCACAACAGTGCCAGTAGTTtatgaggatgaggatgaaaGCGATGAAGAGGAATCTGAGGAAGCCATGGAAACCGATCAAGACAGCAAAGATGAGGAAGCATCAGATGAAGCATTTGATGGTGTTAGTGACATTGAAGTAATTGATGGCATGACTGATTGA
- the LOC108993193 gene encoding acyl-protein thioesterase 2-like has product MSYNTHSNIGSSSRSARTLEFGRTHVVRPKGKHQATIVWLHGLGDNGSSSSQLLESLPLPNVKWICPTAPTRPVTLLGGFPCTAWFDAGELSEDGSNDWESLDASATHIANLLSTEPADVKVGIGGFSMGAAMALYSATCYTLGRYGNGNPYPVNLRAIVGLSGWLPGGRSLKSKIQSSHEAGRRAAALPILLCHGTSDDVVLFKYGEKAAQSLSSAGFRDLTFKSYEALGNYTVPAEMEEMCHWLTAKLR; this is encoded by the exons ATGAGCTACAATACACATTCCAATATAGGCTCCA GCAGTCGAAGTGCAAGGACATTGGAGTTTGGAAGGACACATGTAGTGCGGCCGAAAGGAAAACACCAGGCCACCATAGTTTGGCTTCATGGACTCGGAGATAATGGCTCAAG CTCTTCCCAGCTCTTAGAATCACTTCCTCTTCCAAAT GTTAAATGGATCTGCCCAACCGCACCAACACGTCCTGTTACTTTACTTGGTGGTTTTCCTTGCACTGCAT GGTTTGATGCAGGAGAGCTTTCTGAAGATGGCTCAAATGATTGGGAGTCTTTAGATGCTTCTGCAACACATATTGCAAACTTGTTATCAACAGAGCCAGCTGATG TTAAAGTTGGTATTGGAGGCTTTAGTATGGGTGCTGCAATGGCCCTTTACTCTGCAACTTGTTATACTCTGGGAAGATATGGAAACGGTAACCCATATCCCGTCAATCTAAGGGCAATCGTTGGACTAAGCGGATGGCTTCCAGGGGGAAG GAgcttaaaaagtaaaatacaaagtTCACATGAGGCTGGAAGGCGTGCTGCTGCCTTACCCATTTTGCTTTGTCATGGAACAA GCGATGATGTTGTCCTCTTCAAATACGGGGAAAAAGCAGCCCAGTCCTTAAGTTCAGCAGGATTTCGAGACCTTACATTCAAATCCTATGAAGC GCTTGGTAATTACACGGTACCTGCAGAGATGGAGGAAATGTGCCATTGGCTGACTGCAAAACTGCGCTGA
- the LOC108993189 gene encoding putative cytochrome c oxidase subunit 5b-like isoform X2, with the protein MWRRLFSTQLKTLAAAAATPPRSASLPTRSLVSPYASHFYLRYSSVSSAEGAVKKQVEDVMPIATGHEREELQAELEGRKVVDIDHPDGPFGTKDSPAVIKSYYDKRIVGCPGGEGEDEHDVVWFWLEKGKPHECPVCSQYFELEVVGPGGPPDGHGDDDHHH; encoded by the exons ATGTGGCGGAGACTTTTCTCTACCCAACTCAAAACCCTAGCTGCCGCCGCCGCCACCCCTCCTCGATCCGCTTCTTTACCGACCCGATCCCTCGTTTCTCCATACGCCTCTCACTTCTATCTCCGCTACTCCAGCGTTAGCTCCG CGGAGGGTGCAGTGAAGAAGCAGGTTGAAGATGTAATGCCGATAGCGACCGGGCACGAGCGTGAGGAGCTTCAAGCTGAGCTTgag GGAAGAAAAGTAGTTGATATTGATCATCCAGATGGTCCTTTCGGTACAAAG GATTCTCCTGCAGTTATCAAGTCCTACTATGACAAGAGAATAGTTGGATGCCCTGGAGGTGAAGGCG AGGATGAACATGATGTTGTCTGGTTTTGGCTGGAGAAAGGCAAGCCACATGAATGCCCGGTGTGCTCACAGTATTTTGAG CTGGAAGTGGTTGGACCTGGAGGACCTCCAGATGGACACGGTGACgatgatcatcatcactag